A window from Actinomycetospora corticicola encodes these proteins:
- a CDS encoding ammonium transporter: MLTSSALVLLMVPGLALFYGGQAHSKSVLNMMMMVFSTFATVGVLWVIVGYSLAFGDNTVGGWFGNPAQYFMLSSLLSETVQTDGLPDVAFAAFQAMFAILTVGLIAGAVANRMKFTSWMVFSLLWALLVYFPIAHWVFDLDAGWIASGIGAVDFAGGTAVHINAGMAALVLALLLGKRRGWPNDSARPHNLTMVMLGAGMLWFGWFGFNAGSAAVAGYAASYAFLNTVVATCTAICGWLIIEQVRDGKPTSLGAASGIVAGLVAITPACAAVTPLGAMAIGFISGLACAFGVGLKYRFGFDDAFDVVGVHLVGGLVGTLLIGFFAWDGAPAAAGGVFYGGGWGQLGIQALAAVAVMAYCGVVTAIIALIVKATMGLRIESEAEAVGIDESEHAESGYDYSGMTNRTTSGLGAGAPTTQVPAGTTAER; the protein is encoded by the coding sequence ATGTTGACCAGCTCCGCGCTGGTCCTGCTCATGGTCCCCGGTCTGGCCCTGTTCTACGGCGGCCAGGCCCACTCCAAGAGCGTCCTCAACATGATGATGATGGTCTTCTCCACGTTCGCCACGGTCGGCGTCCTGTGGGTGATCGTCGGCTACTCGCTCGCCTTCGGCGACAACACCGTGGGCGGCTGGTTCGGCAACCCCGCCCAGTACTTCATGCTCTCGAGCCTGCTCTCGGAGACGGTGCAGACCGACGGACTGCCCGACGTCGCGTTCGCGGCGTTCCAGGCGATGTTCGCGATCCTCACGGTGGGCCTGATCGCCGGTGCGGTCGCCAACCGGATGAAGTTCACCTCCTGGATGGTGTTCTCGCTGCTCTGGGCGCTGCTCGTCTACTTCCCGATCGCGCACTGGGTCTTCGACCTCGACGCCGGCTGGATCGCGAGCGGCATCGGTGCGGTCGACTTCGCCGGTGGTACCGCCGTGCACATCAACGCCGGCATGGCCGCCCTCGTCCTCGCCCTGCTGCTGGGCAAGCGCCGGGGCTGGCCGAACGACTCCGCGCGCCCGCACAACCTGACCATGGTCATGCTCGGCGCCGGGATGCTGTGGTTCGGCTGGTTCGGGTTCAACGCCGGCTCGGCCGCGGTCGCGGGCTACGCCGCTTCGTACGCGTTCCTCAACACCGTCGTCGCCACCTGCACCGCCATCTGCGGCTGGCTGATCATCGAGCAGGTCCGGGACGGCAAGCCCACCTCCCTGGGCGCGGCCTCCGGCATCGTCGCGGGCCTCGTCGCGATCACCCCGGCCTGCGCCGCGGTGACGCCGCTCGGAGCCATGGCGATCGGCTTCATCTCCGGCCTCGCCTGCGCCTTCGGGGTCGGCCTCAAGTACCGCTTCGGCTTCGACGACGCGTTCGACGTCGTCGGCGTCCACCTCGTCGGCGGCCTCGTGGGCACGCTGCTCATCGGCTTCTTCGCCTGGGACGGCGCGCCGGCGGCGGCGGGCGGCGTCTTCTACGGCGGCGGCTGGGGCCAGCTCGGCATCCAGGCCCTCGCGGCGGTCGCGGTCATGGCCTACTGCGGCGTGGTCACCGCGATCATCGCGCTGATCGTCAAGGCGACGATGGGGCTGCGGATCGAGTCCGAGGCCGAGGCGGTCGGCATCGACGAGTCCGAGCACGCCGAGTCCGGCTACGACTACTCCGGCATGACCAACCGGACGACCTCGGGCCTCGGGGCCGGCGCCCCGACGACGCAGGTGCCCGCGGGCACGACGGCGGAGCGCTGA
- a CDS encoding P-II family nitrogen regulator, which translates to MRMVTAIIKPFVLEDVKSALEQLGVLGMTVSEVQGYGRQKGHTEVYRGAEYSVDFVPKVRIEVVTDDSTAVKVLDAIAETARTGKIGDGKVWVTPIETVVRVRTGERGIDAL; encoded by the coding sequence GTGCGGATGGTCACGGCCATCATCAAGCCGTTCGTCCTGGAGGACGTGAAGTCCGCGCTCGAGCAGCTCGGCGTCCTCGGGATGACGGTGAGCGAGGTCCAGGGCTACGGCCGGCAGAAGGGCCACACCGAGGTCTACCGGGGTGCGGAGTACTCGGTGGACTTCGTGCCGAAGGTCCGCATCGAGGTCGTCACCGACGACTCCACCGCGGTGAAGGTCCTCGACGCGATCGCCGAGACCGCCCGCACCGGCAAGATCGGTGACGGCAAGGTCTGGGTGACCCCGATCGAGACCGTGGTGCGCGTGCGCACCGGCGAGCGCGGCATCGACGCGCTCTGA
- a CDS encoding HD domain-containing protein, protein MVGAGPVPPLPHDDPATDLLRARDALLAPPPGARRLAPAALRAALVDLHDLWLATRARALGVGRGSALVAIGSLGRRELAPFSVPDLLLVHDGTRPGPHGIRAVAAALGAPVHAVCTVGEAVEASLADLPTALGLLDARLVAGDAELAERLVGTARRAWRAGAATRGADLVELTHDRWRRAGDVAHRVEPDLVHGRGGLRDLTLLDALVTAGTTDRLPPEIRAARGVLLDLRTDLHRHAGRARDVLRAEDAPDLAEPHDLRRALGGAGRAVAAATGAALRALRPPTWGSAPASGSDLGDGVVVHAGEVTLARGASTARDPVLVLRLAAAAARSGRPMAPSALRRLADAAPELRAPWPDAARAALLALLGAGEGLVEVVEALDRAGLWGRLLPEWGAVRDLPSSRSRHAFTVGRHLLETTRWAGVVAERVVRPDLLLLAALVHDLGRGRAEDPVVVATTLAGHVGRRLGLHDDDVRLLAAVVRHQDLLPRTALRCDPDDPATVRGVLDALGGDPQLLELLHALAEADARGAGPDLWTPWRARLVGDLVARCRAAVRGVPATRR, encoded by the coding sequence ATGGTCGGAGCCGGCCCCGTCCCGCCACTGCCCCACGACGACCCCGCGACGGACCTCCTCCGGGCCCGCGACGCCCTCCTCGCGCCCCCGCCCGGCGCACGCCGCCTCGCCCCCGCGGCCCTCCGGGCCGCCCTCGTCGACCTCCACGACCTCTGGCTCGCCACGCGGGCCCGCGCGCTCGGGGTGGGTCGGGGCAGCGCCCTCGTCGCGATCGGGTCCCTCGGCCGCCGGGAGCTCGCCCCGTTCTCGGTGCCCGACCTCCTCCTGGTGCACGACGGCACGCGGCCCGGGCCGCACGGCATCCGCGCGGTCGCCGCGGCGCTCGGGGCGCCGGTGCACGCGGTGTGCACCGTCGGCGAGGCGGTGGAGGCCTCGCTGGCGGATCTGCCGACCGCGCTGGGCCTGCTCGACGCCCGCCTCGTCGCCGGCGACGCCGAGCTGGCGGAGCGGCTGGTGGGGACGGCCCGGCGCGCCTGGCGCGCGGGTGCCGCGACCCGCGGCGCCGACCTCGTCGAGCTCACCCACGACCGCTGGCGGCGGGCCGGGGACGTCGCCCACCGTGTGGAGCCCGACCTCGTGCACGGGCGGGGCGGGTTGCGCGACCTCACGCTGCTCGACGCCCTGGTCACCGCGGGGACGACGGACCGGCTCCCGCCCGAGATCCGGGCGGCCCGCGGGGTGCTGCTCGACCTGCGCACCGACCTGCACCGGCACGCGGGCCGCGCGCGGGACGTCCTGCGCGCGGAGGACGCGCCCGACCTCGCCGAGCCGCACGACCTCCGGCGCGCGCTCGGGGGCGCGGGCCGCGCCGTGGCGGCGGCCACCGGCGCGGCGCTGCGGGCCCTCCGTCCGCCCACGTGGGGGTCGGCGCCCGCGTCCGGGTCCGACCTCGGCGACGGTGTCGTCGTCCACGCCGGTGAGGTGACGCTCGCGCGGGGCGCGAGCACGGCGCGCGACCCGGTGCTCGTGCTGCGCCTGGCCGCCGCCGCCGCGCGGTCCGGCCGTCCGATGGCGCCGTCGGCCCTGCGACGGCTCGCCGACGCCGCGCCCGAGCTCCGGGCGCCCTGGCCCGACGCCGCGCGTGCCGCTCTGCTCGCGCTGCTGGGCGCGGGGGAGGGACTGGTCGAGGTGGTGGAGGCGCTCGACCGCGCCGGGTTGTGGGGCCGGCTCCTGCCGGAGTGGGGCGCCGTGCGGGATCTCCCGTCGTCCCGCTCGCGGCACGCCTTCACCGTCGGGCGCCACCTGCTCGAGACGACCCGGTGGGCGGGCGTCGTGGCGGAGCGGGTGGTGCGGCCCGACCTGCTGCTGCTCGCAGCACTCGTGCACGATCTCGGGCGGGGCCGCGCGGAGGACCCCGTCGTCGTCGCGACCACGCTGGCCGGTCACGTCGGGCGACGGCTCGGCCTGCACGACGACGACGTCCGGCTCCTCGCGGCGGTGGTGCGCCACCAGGACCTGCTGCCCCGCACCGCTCTCCGGTGCGACCCCGACGACCCGGCGACCGTCCGTGGCGTCCTCGACGCACTGGGCGGCGACCCACAGCTGCTCGAGCTCCTCCACGCCCTGGCCGAGGCGGACGCCCGCGGTGCCGGGCCGGACCTGTGGACCCCGTGGCGGGCGCGCCTCGTCGGCGACCTCGTGGCCCGGTGCCGGGCCGCCGTGCGGGGCGTGCCGGCGACGCGGCGATAG
- a CDS encoding 3-keto-5-aminohexanoate cleavage protein — protein MPGWTWGIGRTGENDVLQCCPNGARAGGDTPALPATAADLARDAAAVAALGVRSFHVHPRDDQGRESLEPAVVAETVGAIRRAAPALEIGVPLARWVEPNAFRRTEIAQEWARLPRHQRPDVIAVSVHERGWESVCEAVASVGLGIELGVWTTGDAVQLRLAGVPVNTVRIAVEVTVTDPDHAVAEAVRLLRALQPMPVPVPVLLHGEEDGAWPVLEYARRQGFDTRMGFEDTLYGPDGIWIATGNEELIRFALGQPVAPRTGPRRSPRRGLFGGGFGFGGPRAAHRG, from the coding sequence GTGCCAGGATGGACCTGGGGGATCGGCCGTACGGGGGAGAACGACGTGCTGCAGTGCTGTCCCAACGGGGCACGGGCCGGAGGCGACACCCCGGCCCTGCCCGCGACGGCCGCCGATCTGGCCCGGGACGCCGCCGCGGTCGCCGCCCTGGGCGTGCGCAGCTTCCACGTCCACCCGCGCGACGACCAGGGCCGCGAGAGCCTCGAACCGGCCGTGGTCGCCGAGACGGTGGGGGCGATCCGCCGGGCCGCACCCGCGCTCGAGATCGGGGTCCCGCTCGCGCGATGGGTGGAGCCGAACGCGTTCCGGCGGACCGAGATCGCCCAGGAGTGGGCGCGCCTGCCGCGTCACCAGCGCCCTGACGTCATCGCGGTCAGCGTGCACGAACGCGGCTGGGAGTCCGTCTGCGAGGCCGTCGCCTCCGTCGGACTCGGCATCGAGCTCGGCGTGTGGACCACCGGCGACGCCGTCCAGCTGCGCCTGGCCGGGGTGCCGGTCAACACGGTGCGGATCGCGGTCGAGGTGACCGTGACCGACCCGGACCACGCCGTCGCCGAGGCCGTCCGCCTCCTGCGCGCGCTGCAGCCGATGCCGGTGCCCGTGCCGGTGCTGCTCCACGGCGAGGAGGACGGCGCCTGGCCCGTGCTGGAGTACGCGCGCCGCCAGGGCTTCGACACCCGGATGGGGTTCGAGGACACCCTCTACGGTCCGGACGGGATCTGGATCGCGACCGGCAACGAGGAGCTCATCCGGTTCGCCCTCGGCCAGCCGGTCGCCCCCCGGACGGGGCCGCGCCGCAGCCCGCGCCGCGGTCTGTTCGGCGGCGGGTTCGGGTTCGGCGGCCCGCGCGCCGCGCACCGGGGCTGA
- a CDS encoding ANTAR domain-containing protein: protein MPVETPAVELAVAASALNAGLSDREDALAATLTAITSLALRMAPGAECAGLVLCRRGHPEPAGSPTPATEFDRLQIDLGEGPAVDMLRAAGSAVIEVTDLTGADARWPAFAPAARERGVTALLSIALVPRDRPLAALTLYARDSALPGTAAAQLSAFAMPAAMALHAARRMAGLDQAVCSRDLIGQAKGVLMQRDGIGPDVAFDRLVAASQHTNLKLLEVARWLVEDAARG from the coding sequence GTGCCCGTCGAGACGCCCGCGGTCGAACTCGCCGTCGCCGCGAGTGCACTCAACGCCGGTCTGAGCGACCGTGAGGACGCCCTGGCGGCGACGCTCACCGCGATCACCTCGCTGGCGCTGCGGATGGCGCCCGGCGCCGAGTGCGCGGGTCTCGTCCTCTGCCGTCGGGGGCATCCGGAGCCCGCCGGCTCTCCGACGCCCGCCACCGAGTTCGACCGCCTGCAGATCGACCTGGGCGAGGGGCCCGCCGTCGACATGCTCCGGGCCGCGGGTTCCGCCGTCATCGAGGTCACCGACCTCACCGGCGCCGACGCGCGGTGGCCCGCGTTCGCCCCGGCGGCCCGGGAACGCGGGGTCACCGCCCTGCTCTCGATCGCCCTCGTGCCCCGCGACCGCCCGCTGGCCGCGCTCACGCTCTACGCCCGCGACAGCGCTCTGCCCGGGACCGCAGCGGCCCAGCTGTCCGCCTTCGCGATGCCCGCCGCCATGGCGCTGCACGCCGCCCGCCGCATGGCGGGGCTCGACCAGGCCGTGTGCTCGCGGGACCTCATCGGGCAGGCCAAGGGGGTGCTGATGCAGCGCGACGGCATCGGGCCCGACGTGGCGTTCGACCGGCTCGTGGCCGCCTCGCAACACACCAACCTCAAGCTCCTCGAGGTCGCCCGGTGGCTGGTGGAGGACGCCGCGCGGGGCTGA
- a CDS encoding chemotaxis protein CheB — translation MSPGETDPARVIGIGASAGGLEAVGAVLAGLPASLPAAVLVVIHQSDSAPGRTADLLDRRTDLPVRPASDGDVPAAGLVQVAVPGHHLLLEKGTLRVTRAPRENGHRPAIDPLFRSLALEVGAGAIGVVLSGMLDDGAAGLLEIVRHGGAAAVQEPADAAFDAMPDAALRQVPGAVVRPATELAGALLPLLARPLHDVGRGSERLAEEVDVALGRRPMGSEPFREAAGLSCPDCGGPLYGADGPPQLLRYRCRIGHAWTQESLRQAQTAGAERALETALRALEEKAALHHRIARNAEGRGSSRLAGRARETAHDALASAAVVRDLLSSPGDGEAW, via the coding sequence ATGAGCCCCGGCGAGACCGACCCTGCGCGGGTGATCGGCATCGGCGCGTCGGCCGGCGGCCTGGAGGCGGTCGGCGCGGTGCTGGCCGGACTCCCGGCCTCGCTGCCGGCCGCCGTCCTCGTCGTGATCCACCAGTCCGACAGCGCGCCGGGACGGACGGCGGACCTGCTGGACCGCCGGACCGACCTCCCCGTCCGACCTGCGTCCGACGGCGACGTCCCGGCCGCGGGCCTGGTGCAGGTCGCGGTGCCCGGGCACCACCTGCTGCTCGAGAAGGGCACGCTGCGCGTCACCCGCGCGCCGCGCGAGAACGGGCACCGTCCCGCGATCGACCCGCTCTTCCGCTCCCTCGCGCTCGAGGTGGGCGCGGGCGCGATCGGGGTGGTGCTGAGCGGCATGCTCGACGACGGGGCGGCGGGGCTCCTCGAGATCGTCCGGCACGGGGGCGCGGCCGCGGTGCAGGAGCCCGCCGACGCGGCCTTCGACGCGATGCCGGACGCGGCGCTGCGCCAGGTGCCGGGCGCCGTGGTCCGCCCTGCGACGGAGCTGGCCGGGGCGCTGCTCCCGCTCCTCGCCCGGCCGCTGCACGACGTCGGCCGTGGGAGCGAGCGCCTCGCCGAGGAGGTCGACGTCGCCCTCGGCCGACGCCCTATGGGCTCGGAGCCGTTCCGGGAGGCCGCGGGTCTGTCCTGCCCCGACTGCGGTGGCCCGCTCTACGGGGCGGACGGGCCCCCGCAGCTGTTGCGCTACCGGTGCCGCATCGGGCACGCCTGGACCCAGGAGAGCCTGCGGCAGGCGCAGACCGCCGGGGCGGAGCGGGCGCTCGAGACCGCCCTGCGCGCCCTCGAGGAGAAGGCCGCCCTCCACCATCGCATCGCCCGCAACGCCGAGGGGCGGGGCTCCTCGCGCCTGGCGGGTCGGGCGCGCGAGACTGCACACGACGCCCTCGCCTCCGCGGCCGTGGTGCGTGACCTGCTGTCGAGCCCCGGGGACGGAGAGGCGTGGTGA
- a CDS encoding CheR family methyltransferase, with protein MVTDDDAEDEYATESGLPGDRPALTPAEEVEFEALLSFLKESRGFDFTGYKRSSIRRRVTRRMQQVDVATFAEYLDLLQVDTEEFTQLFNTVLINVTGFLRDTEAWEELAEQIVPQLLAPKPRGEAVRVWSAGCASGEEAYGLAMVFAEALGIEEFRARVKVYATDVDEDALAAARQATYAEKELAALPAGWRERYFERTGSRWTFRSDLRRCVIFGRNDLVQDAPIGRLDLLVCRNTLMYLNAETQSRVLRRFHFALNTAGVLFLGKAEMLLSHGRLFLPVDLKRRFFRKADQVDPSGRGVGPVGRLQASSAVADPQVEDEALLFSPLATLVVTADEVVATANRRAEAQLGVTSREIGRRFTELELCHRIAGLRSSYEDVRRNRTALWQHEAEFARSSTETLYFDIQVVPLQGQVDTGPAVALFFTDVTRYRRMTGELQAAHRQVETAYEELQSTVEELETTNEELQSTVEELETTNEELQSTVEELETTNEELQSTNDELQSMNDEMRQRTSQLDRANDFLESVLGGLRTAVVVVDGELIVQAWNSQADDLWGLRSDEAVGQHLLNLDIGLATDRLRPLVREVLHGDGVREDPLRVEAINRRGRTVQLSIGVSPLVGRQGRPDGAIILMDQRDVGSAHAR; from the coding sequence GTGGTGACCGACGACGACGCCGAGGACGAGTACGCGACCGAGAGCGGGCTCCCCGGCGACCGGCCCGCGCTCACCCCGGCCGAGGAGGTCGAGTTCGAGGCCCTGCTCTCGTTCCTCAAGGAGAGCCGGGGGTTCGACTTCACCGGGTACAAGCGCTCGAGCATCCGTCGCCGGGTCACGCGACGGATGCAGCAGGTCGACGTGGCGACGTTCGCGGAGTACCTCGACCTGCTGCAGGTGGACACCGAGGAGTTCACGCAGCTGTTCAACACCGTGCTCATCAACGTGACCGGTTTCCTGCGCGACACCGAGGCGTGGGAGGAACTGGCGGAGCAGATCGTCCCGCAGCTCCTCGCCCCCAAGCCGCGCGGCGAGGCGGTCCGGGTCTGGTCGGCCGGGTGCGCCAGCGGCGAGGAGGCCTACGGGCTCGCGATGGTGTTCGCCGAGGCGCTCGGGATCGAGGAGTTCCGCGCCCGGGTGAAGGTCTACGCCACCGACGTCGACGAGGACGCGCTCGCGGCGGCCCGCCAGGCGACCTACGCCGAGAAGGAGCTGGCGGCCCTGCCCGCGGGGTGGCGGGAGCGCTACTTCGAGCGCACCGGCTCCCGCTGGACCTTCCGCAGCGACCTCCGGCGCTGCGTGATCTTCGGCCGCAACGACCTCGTCCAGGACGCGCCGATCGGTCGGCTGGACCTGCTGGTCTGCCGCAACACGCTGATGTACCTCAACGCCGAGACGCAGTCGCGCGTGCTGCGCCGGTTCCACTTCGCGTTGAACACGGCCGGGGTGCTGTTCCTGGGCAAGGCCGAGATGCTCCTGAGCCACGGGCGCCTCTTCCTGCCCGTCGACCTCAAGCGCCGGTTCTTCCGCAAGGCCGACCAGGTCGACCCCAGCGGACGCGGCGTCGGCCCCGTGGGTCGCCTCCAGGCGTCGAGCGCGGTCGCCGACCCGCAGGTCGAGGACGAGGCCCTGTTGTTCAGCCCGCTCGCGACGCTGGTGGTGACCGCCGACGAGGTGGTCGCGACGGCGAACCGGCGGGCGGAGGCGCAGCTCGGGGTGACGAGCCGGGAGATCGGGCGCCGGTTCACCGAGCTGGAGCTCTGCCACCGCATCGCGGGGCTGCGGTCGTCCTACGAGGACGTCCGCCGCAACCGCACCGCGCTCTGGCAGCACGAGGCCGAGTTCGCGCGCTCGTCCACCGAGACCCTCTACTTCGATATCCAGGTCGTGCCGCTGCAGGGACAGGTCGACACCGGCCCCGCGGTCGCCCTGTTCTTCACCGACGTCACCCGCTACCGGCGGATGACCGGGGAGCTCCAGGCGGCGCACCGCCAGGTGGAGACCGCCTACGAGGAGCTGCAGTCGACGGTCGAGGAGCTGGAGACGACCAACGAGGAGCTCCAGTCCACCGTCGAGGAGCTGGAGACCACCAACGAGGAACTGCAGTCCACCGTCGAGGAGCTGGAGACCACCAACGAGGAACTCCAGTCCACCAACGACGAGCTGCAGTCGATGAACGACGAGATGCGCCAGCGCACCTCGCAGCTCGACCGGGCCAACGACTTCCTCGAGTCGGTGCTCGGCGGTCTGCGCACCGCCGTCGTGGTCGTCGACGGCGAGCTCATCGTCCAGGCCTGGAACAGCCAGGCCGACGACCTGTGGGGACTGCGCTCGGACGAGGCGGTGGGGCAGCACCTGCTCAACCTCGACATCGGCCTCGCGACCGACCGGCTCCGTCCCCTGGTGCGCGAGGTCCTGCACGGCGACGGCGTCCGCGAGGATCCGTTGCGCGTCGAGGCGATCAACCGCCGGGGTCGCACGGTCCAGCTCTCCATCGGGGTCTCGCCCCTCGTGGGGCGCCAGGGGCGTCCGGACGGCGCCATCATCCTGATGGACCAACGCGATGTCGGTTCGGCGCACGCAAGGTGA
- a CDS encoding helix-turn-helix transcriptional regulator codes for MDREGIDDGLAGLVVMLETVSERLDAFHRLAGEDGSAQENRTIRQGRAHLARVEARRVRDEVAEVRRRARDLARRSELIRHVAATVTASPLPDADGGPAELAAARTAAAVRPSGDRRDRLVELARRVTPGVTWCRFVAPAGEVSASAGALAATAVDAVDAAVRTALAGGTAEVTVSGAPDDPTWGAAARAAGARTLLLRAVGDRAGLVLGWGQDVVVDGTARAVVRGVALQLERTEAVPAPDLTGASTVLARHLDLAEPEAFEVLLETATALHEPVVDVARHIVSALVPPLREERSEAEPAALRRAVDYIESHACEDVTLDEIARVARIGPRALQLAFNRHRGGSPMAYLRQVRLARAHRDLETADPTRGDTVAAVAARWGFANPGRFATMYRESYGVSPSRTLRA; via the coding sequence GTGGATCGGGAGGGGATCGACGACGGGTTGGCCGGGCTCGTCGTGATGCTGGAGACGGTGTCCGAACGCCTCGATGCGTTCCACCGGCTCGCCGGCGAGGACGGATCGGCGCAGGAGAACCGCACGATCCGGCAGGGCCGGGCCCACCTGGCCCGCGTGGAGGCCCGCCGGGTCCGGGACGAGGTGGCCGAGGTCCGTCGTCGGGCCCGGGATCTCGCGCGCCGCTCGGAGCTGATCCGGCACGTCGCGGCCACGGTCACCGCGTCCCCGCTCCCGGACGCCGACGGGGGGCCCGCCGAGCTCGCCGCCGCGCGGACCGCGGCGGCGGTCCGGCCGTCCGGCGACCGGCGGGACCGCCTCGTCGAGCTCGCGCGCCGGGTGACGCCCGGCGTGACCTGGTGCCGCTTCGTCGCCCCCGCCGGTGAGGTCTCGGCCTCCGCCGGGGCCCTCGCGGCGACCGCGGTCGACGCGGTCGACGCCGCCGTCCGCACCGCGCTCGCCGGGGGGACGGCCGAGGTGACGGTGTCCGGCGCGCCGGACGACCCGACCTGGGGCGCCGCGGCCCGGGCCGCCGGGGCGCGGACGCTGCTGCTGCGGGCCGTGGGCGATCGCGCGGGTCTGGTCCTCGGGTGGGGGCAGGACGTGGTCGTCGACGGGACCGCGCGCGCCGTGGTCCGCGGGGTCGCGCTGCAGCTCGAGCGGACGGAGGCCGTCCCGGCCCCCGACCTGACCGGGGCGTCCACGGTCCTCGCCCGGCACCTCGACCTGGCGGAACCCGAGGCCTTCGAGGTGCTGCTCGAGACGGCGACGGCCCTGCACGAGCCCGTCGTCGACGTGGCCCGGCACATCGTCTCGGCCCTCGTCCCGCCGCTGCGCGAGGAGCGGTCGGAGGCCGAACCCGCGGCCCTCCGCCGGGCCGTCGACTACATCGAGTCCCACGCCTGCGAGGACGTCACGCTCGACGAGATCGCCCGGGTCGCGCGGATCGGACCCCGGGCGCTGCAGCTGGCGTTCAACCGGCACCGCGGCGGGTCCCCGATGGCCTACCTGCGCCAGGTGCGGCTCGCCCGCGCGCACCGCGACCTGGAGACGGCCGACCCCACGCGCGGCGACACCGTCGCGGCCGTCGCCGCCCGGTGGGGCTTCGCCAACCCCGGCCGGTTCGCGACGATGTACCGCGAGAGCTACGGCGTGTCGCCGAGCCGGACGTTGCGGGCCTGA
- a CDS encoding ANTAR domain-containing protein, translating to MRTTVPDEPQATLAEVIDLLDRVGARLDALTGTPPDGAAVLAETGAMHRTRASHAQQRTQEMREGLEEVRRRAEAVAADMRDRRDRRDRRTRDDEAPGPVATWWDAVTAAADRLLDARLEDPDDVRHRLLEAAGSAVPAAAGAGLVWCGDGGVFEALHRDDPVLDALAEHVRRSRGGPATAALAEGVVHVPDLRHDRRWPGLAADAERVGAVSLLAVRLTVAGQDRGRDRGPHVAAVFHAPRPHAFGVTAVTAGRLFARQAAILLLGSRRAAGLLRALDSRDVIGQAKGVLVARDGISPDEAFARLTEASQSTNVKLRDVAAWLVDQTWRPTTE from the coding sequence ATGAGGACGACGGTGCCCGACGAGCCGCAGGCCACGCTCGCGGAGGTGATCGACCTGCTCGACCGGGTCGGCGCCCGACTCGATGCCCTGACGGGCACGCCCCCGGACGGTGCCGCCGTACTCGCCGAAACCGGGGCGATGCACCGCACGCGGGCCTCGCACGCCCAGCAGCGGACGCAGGAGATGCGGGAGGGCCTCGAGGAGGTCCGTCGTCGCGCCGAGGCCGTCGCCGCCGACATGCGCGACCGCCGGGACCGGCGGGACCGGCGGACCCGCGACGACGAGGCGCCGGGCCCCGTGGCCACCTGGTGGGACGCGGTGACCGCCGCGGCGGACCGGCTCCTCGACGCCCGTCTCGAGGACCCCGACGACGTGCGGCACCGCCTCCTCGAGGCGGCCGGGTCGGCGGTCCCGGCCGCGGCCGGTGCGGGTCTCGTGTGGTGCGGCGACGGCGGCGTGTTCGAGGCGCTCCACCGCGACGACCCCGTGCTCGACGCCCTCGCGGAGCACGTCCGCCGCAGCAGGGGCGGACCCGCGACGGCGGCGCTCGCCGAGGGCGTCGTCCACGTCCCCGATCTCCGCCACGACCGACGCTGGCCGGGCCTCGCCGCCGATGCCGAGCGCGTCGGCGCGGTCAGCCTGCTGGCCGTGCGCCTCACCGTGGCGGGCCAGGACCGCGGCCGTGACCGTGGGCCCCACGTCGCCGCGGTGTTCCACGCCCCGCGGCCGCACGCGTTCGGGGTCACCGCCGTGACGGCCGGCCGGCTGTTCGCCCGCCAGGCCGCGATCCTCCTGCTCGGCTCGCGGCGGGCCGCCGGGCTGCTGCGGGCCCTCGACAGCCGCGACGTCATCGGTCAGGCCAAGGGTGTCCTCGTGGCCCGGGACGGCATCTCGCCGGACGAGGCCTTCGCCCGGCTGACCGAGGCCTCCCAGTCCACGAACGTGAAGCTCCGCGACGTCGCGGCCTGGTTGGTGGACCAGACCTGGCGGCCCACGACGGAGTGA